The DNA window CCACCAGCTTCGAACCGCGCTCCACCTTCTCAACGGAGTCGCCGATCAGCGCCTTGATTTCCTTTGCCGCGCCGGCCGAACGCTGCGCCAGGTTGCGCACTTCGGACGCCACGACTGCGAAGCCGCGGCCCTGCTCGCCGGCACGGGCCGCCTCGACGGCGGCGTTCAGCGCCAGGATGTTGGTCTGGAACGCGATGCCATCGATCACGCCGATGATGTCGACGATCTTGTTGGCCGATGCGTTGATCGAGCTCATCGTGTCCACCACCTGCGACACCACGGCGCCACCCTTGCGGGCCACATCCGATGCGCTGGCGGCCAGCTGGTTCGCTTCACGGGCGTTGTCAGCGTTCTGCTTCACGGTCGACGTCAACTCTTCCATCGCGGAAGCGGTCTTTTCCAGCGACGATGCCTGCATTTCAGTGCGGGACGACAGGTCGAGATTGCCGGCGGCGATTTCACGCGAGGCGGTGCCGATCGTTTCGGTGCCCACGCGCACCTGGCTGACGATGTCGACCAGGCTGTCACGCATGCCCTTCATTTCGGACAGCAGGCTTTCCTTGGCGGCCGCCGAGGTATCGATCGACACCGACAGGTCACCCTTGGCGATGCTGCCGGCGATCGACGCCGTGTAATCCGGCTCGGCGCCCAGTTGCTTCAGCAGGCCACGGGTAATTGCATAAGCGGCGGCCACCGACAGCAGCACGGCCAGCACGCCCATGCCGATCATGAAATTGCGGGCGCCTTCAAAGCCTGCCTTGGCATCGATCGCCGATTCCTTGTTGACCTTGTCTTCCAGCGCACCCAGCTGGTCCAGCGCTTCCATCCATTTCTTTTGCGCGGGGCGGATTTCCTTGATCAGCACGCGGGTGGCGCTCATCGCGTCATTGGCCAGCCAGAACTGCGAAGCGCGTTCGATGGCCGGCATGGCCACGGCTTCATGTTCCTTGATGGCCGCCAGCAGTTTCTTTTCTTCCGGCGACGCTTCGATGGCGAACTTGGCTTCGAGCTTCTGCAGGTCGGCCCGGTATTTCGTGGTCTGTTCCTTGATGCGGGCGAATTCTGGTTCCATGTCGGCCGGATCGGACATCAAGGTCAGCACGCGCAGCGAACCGATACGGTCGGCCACGTTGTTGCGCATATCAATCACGAGGCGTGTGACAACGTTGTTGACGCTGACGACATGGTCCAGGCGATCCTGGATCTGGGCCAGGCGGGAAATGCCTACCGCGGTCACGGCCACCAGGAACACCAGTACCAGTGCGAAACCAAGCGCCAGACGGCTGCCCACGTTCATTTTGCTTAAGTTCATTTCAGCTCTAAGTTGTTAGTGGTTATTGTTAAGCGATGTTCAAGCGGGTATTGCAATCGTCCGCCGCGTCAGCCGTAGCTACATGAACCGTGGACCTCCGACCAGGATTCATTGACTGCGCATGCAAGACCAGGAGAGCGAAAACGCGGAACTGCCTTGGTTTCCATTCCGTCACACATCTGAAGCTTTAGTAATGTGTGTCCATACGGAAAGTATAGTTCTGCGCATTGCTCACGAGCAAGCGGAATCCTACGCAAAAACGCGTATTGAGGAATTTCTATGGGGAAATTACGACAGATCGAAAAAAATGGCCGGAAAACCGGCCATTTTCTGCATTATGTGTACAAAAACGGTGTACCAGGCACCAAAACAGCCATTTCACGACCACATTGCATGGTCAAACCGCGTCGTGTGCTCAACGTCGAAACGCTTCCAGCAGCAGCGCCGGGTCGCCGGCGGCGAGGCGCTTTGAATCCGACAGCGTTTGCCGGAACTGTTTTGCACCCGGCAAGCCCTGCATCAGGCCCAGCATGTGGCGCGTGATCGTGTTCAGCTTCAGCCCGCGGCCGCCCTCTTTCGCCAGCTGGGCGGCAATGTACGGCATCATCGCGCGCAGTACCTCCTCGCGGCTCTTCACCGGCGCATAGTCACCGTAATACTTGCTGTCGAACGTGGCCATCAAATAAGGGTTGTGATACGCCTCGCGGCCCAGCATCACGCCATCCACGTGCTGCAGGTGCACGTCGATCTCCGCTTCTGTCTTGATACCGCCATTGATCAGGATCTCGAACTGCGGGAAATCGCGCTTCAGGCGGTACGCATATTCATACTTCAGCGGCGGGATTTCGCGGTTTTCCTTCGGCGACAGGCCCTTCAGGATCGCATTGCGGGCATGCACGATGAATGTAGTGCAGCCCGCATCGGACACCGTGCCGACGAAGTCGCGCACAAAATCATAGCTTTCAGTCTCGTTGATGCCGATGCGGTGCTTGACGGTCACGTCGATCGACACCGCATCGCGCATCGCCTTCACGCAGTCGCGCACCAGCGCCGGCTCGTCCATCAGGCAGGCGCCGAACGCCCCCTTCTGCACGCGCTCGGACGGGCAGCCGCAATTGAGGTTGATCTCGTCATATCCCCACTTTTCACCCAGCTTCGCCGACGTTGCGAGATCCTTGGGATCGCTGCCGCCCAGTTGCAGGGCCACCGGGTGTTCTTCTTCATTAAAGCGCAGGTGGCGCTCCACGTCGCCATAGACGAGCGCGCCCGTAGTTACCATTTCCGTGTACAGCCATGTGTGCTTCGTGATGTGGCGGTGGAAGACGCGGCAGTGGCGGTCGGTCCAGTCCATCATGGGAGCGACAGATATGCGCCGACCTTTGTAAGTTTCTGATTTCATTGCTTTTTTGGGATTTTGAGCGGGTTTTTCATGCAGCCATTTTTGATGAATTAGCCCGTCTTTTTCGTATTTCCGGGCTCATTTCAGCAAACTTACATCACCATAGCGTCTATACAGAAGCGCGGCACAAACATGGTTTGCCCAAGTAGGACGTACCGGCCACAAGTCGGCAAGCACGTCGTTTTCTATAAAAAGCATGGCTTTCGGAGTGGGCCCGGAGGGTCGGGTCGGAGATGGACGCCAGCGCATATCGGGGTAGTCGAAGCCTCAATTCTATTACATTCGGCATTCTCATCGGCAGTTGCACGACGGAAATAAGAGCTGGCCAGCGATCTGGCTGAGCGCGACCAACAAGCCGGCGATCATGCTGCCGCGATGGAGCCGCCAACTGGTGTCCGCGCCACGGATGTTGCGCAAGTGCTGAACGACCTGGACCGCTCAAGGCGATGGGGAACGAAGGAGTCTGAAGATGCCTGCCGCCGGGCTGAGGAAGTGAGCAGGGGTCTGTTGGAGGGCCTGAGCGCATTCCAGCTGGACAGCGCGGCTTGGCCCAGCTAGAGGAAAGAATCGGAGGAAGTTCGATGAACACACAATTATGCTACTGGCCATCTACAACAAGCCGCGGCTGAGCCTGGACGAAACGTGCCAGGCGCTGGGATCAGCACGGCAACGGGGGCACGCATCGGTCGCGGGAAAGTTCCCGGTGGCCATGTCTGGTAGCCCACTTACTGCCGATGTGCGTGACGTCGCTGATGCGCTGGATCGGCTCCGTGAACAGGCGAAGCACGGGGCGGCCGAGCAATAGTGCACGCGGCCGCGCTCGATGCTGGCTTTGCCATGTATGTCACGAAGTCCTCACGTCCATTAAGGCGAGTAAGTAGGCAATTGCGGCCACGTCTACATACCACGTGGCCTCTTGGAACGCTCGCAGTAGATGGGGACCGGGGCGGGCACCCGGTACCGCACACAGGGAATGCCCAGATGCGGATTTTCCAGTTACCCGCCAGTGCACGTCAGCGCGCCGGAATCTTGAGCACGCCCTTGGGCGAGCTCAAGTAGCGCCCAGTACCGGGACCGCTTTCCTGCACCACTGCATACTCTTCCGATCCCGGGATCGGTGAGTAACTGAAGTACGCGTTCGGCACCAAGCCTGCTACGAGAACGCTTGCTTTGGGATCCAAGGGATCAAAGCGCACCTTGTCCGCAGGCCCGAATTTCGTAGCGAATGCGACGGACTGACTGGCATCCAGTGCCACAGCATCGACACTGAAGTCACTACTGGGCAGGTGCTGGGACGCTGCCACTTCCGGCACGCCGGTTCCATGATCGTTCGGCTCGACTCGCAGCACGTTCATGAAGTTCTGGTATTGCCAGCCCGGTGCACCTTCGATCTCGATGCGCCAGTTGCCGATGTCGCTGCGATCCTCGCTCGCGTCCGTCTGGTCACGAGGCGGGTAGTTCGCCCATGTGCCGTCGGGCTGGCGCACGTTGAATCGGCAGTCGTACCTATCTTCGGTCGTTTTCTCGACGTCCCTGACCTGGGGCTCGCAGGCATGGCCTTCGGCCGCCGTGCCGCCCACCACGCGGATAGTGGCCTGTCGCGGCAACACCGGGTCCACCGTGACCATGCCATCGCCGTTGCGGATACGCAGCGGCGCATTACGGCTGCCGTTGACCGAGTAGATGCCAGCTGTGCCGGTGTGAATCTGGCTGCCGAACGTTTCGGGCCGGGTCACGCTGTGCAGCAGCGAGGTGGCAGGCAGTTTCTTGGGCGAATTGATACGGTCATGTACAACGATGATGGGTTTCTTGCCGCCGTCCTGCCGCAAATAGATAATGTTGCGGCGGAAGCCGTCGACATGGTGCAATTTCTCAGCTACGCCTGATTTGTAGGCTTTGCTTGCATTGCCTGACGTGTAAGCGTATGACGGGGTGTCTTCGAACACAGTGACACCATCGAGCGCGTTCGTGCCGCCCGGCTTGACCTCATCGAGCGTGGGGTAGGCGTAGCCTTTGTACCACTGGCCGCCGTCGTTGCTGAAGGTGGTGCCGCTGCGCTCGAATTTCTCAAGCGGGTCGTACACCACGATGGTGTTGTGGGCGATGGTCCTGCGATTGTAGTTTTCCCAGTGCGAGCTGTAGTAAGCATCATACCAACCGGAATCGACGAGCAGAGGAGCCTTATAGAACAGCGAGAAACTGTTCTGGTCCAGGTGCTGGTGGTTTTCGCTTGCGAAGGACGTCGACTTGAAGTCGAGCAGGACGGCTTCGTCGTAAAGCCAGGTATCGCGCATGAACACATTACCCGCGACTGCGAAATGCGCCGCCAGCGGCAGGTTGTTTGGCTGGGCGGGTGCGCGAGTACCCGGGAAGTACAAGCGTTCCCAGAGGGCCTGCGCGTTCAGCCTGCTGCGGCCGCGTTGGACGTAATCCTTATGGAAGGCGGTAGACACCCCATCCCCGGCGTTAGCGGCCCCGAGCGCCATGTAACCGACTGTGCTGTCCGTTACGCGCGTATCGAAGTAATCGCCGGTCGGGGGGAACGTTCCATCCCAAGCGCTTGCGTCTTCGGAATAGCCTTTTCGCAGGGCGTAGATGTACGGTTTGATAAGCTTGGGGGCAAACTTCGTGTGCTCGTTGATGAGCGCATCCGTTCCCGTTGGCTGCACCGTGTTCCACATGCGCACCCGCTGCAGCAATTCGCCGCCGCTTCCATAAGCGAAGAGGGAATGGTGGCCGCCATCCTGCGAAATGTACTCACGGGTCGGCAGGAAGCCGTAGGCGCGATCGCCAACCTTGAATGCCTGGTGGCGATGCAGCGTGTCGATCATCGGCATGACCATGGCTTTCGTTTCCCCATCGGCGATGGCGAGCAGGCCGAGGGCAGTGGCATGGTTGGCACTGCCGTTATGGCCGGAGATATAGAACCTGCTTATGTCGGCAGTAGAGGCGCACTCGATGGTTGCGGTGCTGGGCTTGAGCCCAATCTGGTTGCCGCACGCCATGCCTATCAGGTCCATATGGTCAGAATTAGTCCCGGTGATATCTTTGCGGACAGTATCGATGATCGTCCGGCGGATGTCCGACTTGTCCGCGTCTGGCAGGTAGGCATACAGCCAGTCGTAGATCAAGGCCAGGGCGCCGACCCGCGCACCCATTGACCATTCCCCATTCGATTCGACCGGAACCGTGCCAATGAGCTTCACGTAGTGCTGCGCCGCCTGGCCAAATTTCGATTCGCCCGTCAACTGGTAAGCCAGGCCCATGTCGGCTCCTGCTTGCGTTACTACGGCCCGATTTCCGGTCGCCACATTGCATACACTGCTCGAATTGCTGGTGGGGACCACCAGGCTGCAAGCCTGGATTATTGCAGCCGTTTTGGTCGCGTAGTCAATGAAGCGGTAATGGGCTGCCTGCAAGGTCCAGTCGAGGTTCGCGCCGCTCCACTTCTCTCGGTTCTCCCCGTCCAGTACCTTGATGTCGACGACTTCTTCGTTCACACGGCTAACGAAATAGAATTTCTGTGGTTTAGCGGGGTCTGGCGCCCAACCCGTTCCCGGCAGCGAGCGCGACGTGCCGCCATTGCTTTGCAACGTTCCGCCGGTAACCGTGATTGACAGGAATTTATCTGGGCCGTTGTAGTGCATTTTGATCGATGCCGTTTCGCCCCTTCTCAGATCTACTCGTTCGCCGACAACCCATGTCGTCGGACCGGTCTTAAACCCCACCTGGTAGCCGATCGTCCCAGCAGTATCCCAACCGTCGATATGGCGGATGAACAAGTGGCTCGATGAATCTTCCCAGTTGCCGAAAACGATGGCATCCTGCAAGTCACGGGTCTTGTCCCTTGCACCCGGCTTCAGTGTCACAACCACGGTGCCATAGTTAGCCGGCAGCAGGTTCGTTGGAAATTCGGCCTTGAGCGCGGCGAAATCGCTAGCAGTCGCGTAGAGGCGTGGATGATCTGTTCTGATATCGAGCGCGCTAGCGGGGCCGACGGAGCCGATGGTGGCAACAGCCGCCATCGTAAGCATGGGAATAAGACGCATGCGGGGCATGATGATCCTTTGAAGGGAGAAAACGCAAATATTATCAAATAATCATGCACTTAACCCAACAAAATGCCACTATTAAATAGGCCGTCGACGGTTTGTCGCTATTTATGGAGTATTTGCGGGATAGCTCTTGACGTCAGTGCAGACGTTAGAACTATTGTGTCAGTAATGGCTGCTAGGCATTTTTTACCCACTTCGGTGACGCCAGCACTCCACCTATCTGATCAGGTAGCGAAAAAATTGCAAACAGGCATGTCGAAGCGTATTTAATAGGCGCTCGTTACACCCTCGAGTGTCCGTTTTGAGGGCGAGGCGAACATTCCAAATCGGGAACCGCCAACAACGCTTTAGCCACACTGCATCAAATTTACATCAGCAGAGCTACACCACCAGCATCCTTAAGGCTTACTTCTTCTGTTTGGTCCAGTTGCAAGTACGCTTTTTGGTATTTTGCGCGACCACTAAAGAGAAATTGCGAAGAATTGCGGATGCCTTCGATTAGGGAACGCGAAGGAAGTTGGGTCGCTGAAGTTTGGCGCATTGGCCACAAATCAATCAGCAAGCCCTCCCTACAAAGTCATTTGCATCCGAATGGGCCCGCAAGGTCGAGGGCGATATGGTTGCTAGTCAGTATCAGGACAATCAAAGCCCGAATTCTTTACTTCCGGCAGCATCATCGACAGTTGCACTGCGGAAATATTCACAATTCGGCTATTTGGGAAGAACCAGGCTGCGGTCCTGAAAACACTGCGATCTTCCTTGGGCAACATGCCGCTGTCTGGCTTGACGTCGGATCGGCTGACCGAACACGTCAACGCCCGGCAGGCTACCGGCACGGTGGCGTGACGGTGGGGATCGATCTGACCTATATCGGCGGTATCCTCAAAACGGCTGCCGCCATCTGGCGAATGCCGGTAGCCCAGACCGCGGTGACGGATGCGCGCGCGCGCCTGGCCCACCTGGGCGTGTCGACAAAGTCGAAAGAGCGCGCTCGCCGCCCGACCGCCGAAAAGCTGGGCCAGCTGTGTGAACACTTCCGAGCGAAAGGTACCTGCCAGCGGGTGCCGATGCCCGACATCATCCGATTTGTGGTGGCCACGGCAATGCGCCTGGGTGAGATCATCAATCTCAAATGGGCGGACCTCAATGAGGCCGACCGCGCGATAGTCATCAGAGATCGGAAGCATCCTACGGAAAAGGTCGGCAATGACCAAGAGGTGCCACTGCTCGGCGAGGCATTCGACATCGTGAAGCGGCAGCCCACGACCTGCGATCGCATATCCCCGGTCATGCAAGCCTGGTGAGCAGCCAACGCTCAATTTGGGGCCTAGCTGGCTGAATATATCGAACGCGGCTTTTTGGAGATAGATCCCGACGTGCTACCCATGCGCGTCTCCATCGAATCTGCCGACCGCGCTCTACGGCTATGGAATGCACTGCTCAGGGCGTGCGAGGCACGCTAATTCCGTGTCGAAATCAGCAGCCGACACGTCAAGGTAGGCGACGGGGTTGATGAGGTCGCTCTGCGGCTGTCCGAGAATTTTTCTCCAATCAAGCAGCCTGCCAAGCGCGGCACGAGCGCCATCTTGGTGCGACGGCCGCCCGGCAGCCTACGGATCTTCGTTACCGAGACCAAGATCGAGTACGGCGCCGATCGACGCTCGAACAGCAGCTGAATGATGTGATGGTGCGAATCCATCGCGCCACAGTGCGCCGGGCTGCTGCATATGCGGAACAGCAGCAACGCGATGAGGCCGCCGCCAAAATCAGGCGCAGGGCCGCGCCGCTGCGACGGAAGCGGCGCGGCTGCGAGGCGAGGAGCGACAACGCTTGGAAGCCGAACTGGCCGCGGAGGCCGAGCGTGAGCGGATGCTGGTGGCAGAAGCAAGCGCCTGGCGTGACGCTGCGGCGACCGTGCATATGCGGCGTACATTGAGGCTGTAGCCGCTGTCAGTGGCAGCGAGCCCACGCCGAATCTCAAGGACTGGCTGACCTGGGTCGATTCAATAGCCGGGCACCTTGACCCTACCAGTGAGCGGCTAGGACAACAGTCGAAGCCGCCCGAAAATTCCAATGCCAACGCCAAGTTTCAGGCCGCCTTACTACGGATTAATACGTACTACTCCCCCATGAATTGAACTAAGGTAGGAACCAGTCGTACTAGGCTTGAGCTCTACCCAACCATCCTGCCCCGGACTCGTCAGCATGAACTTTGCGTTCTTGGCTAAACCGAACACCAAGGTCCGCCCTGTCGAATTGGAATCAGGCTTCCAGCGAATATTCGTCGCTGGGGCAGCACTACTGCTGAAAACAATGGTCTGACCATCTTTCATTTTTACCGCAACGCCACTGATATCTTGCGAAAGTACAACGGCAGCATCACTTATATCGGCGGCACCATCCGGCTTTTGATCGACATCAGCCACGTGTAGAACGTTTAGGAAATGCTGCGTCGAACCTGCTGCTGGGGGAGTTTTTGGCGAGATTTGCATACGCCATGCGCCCGTGTCAGTGGTGCTTTGAGCTGTCATTCCCACCCCGTCACTTGGTTCCAGTATCGCAACATTGCGCCAAGACAATGTTCCATCAGCCTCTTTTGCACGCACGAGGAATCGGCAGTCCGGATTATCCACACTGGCATCTTTATTATAGAAAGAATCATGTGCTTGCTTACAGCTTGCTCCATTGGTGCCACCAGAAATAATTACGCTAGCATCAATAGGCAGTAAGGTTTGTACTGTTACCATTCCTTTTTCATTTCGAACTGTGATTGGATCCACTTTATTAATGAATGGCAGTCTATAACGGCCTGGCTCGCCGGGAATTGCAATAGGAGTTACCGTGCTCGAAGGCTCAGTTGCAGTATGGAGTAGCGACGTGATTTCCAGATTATTTTTAGTGGGCCGGACACTATCAAATACGAGTATTTTTGGCGGTCCGGCATTATCATCACGACGTAAGTAGACAATGCTACGAAGGAACCCGGCAGCGCTGTCAATTTTATTCGGCAGATAGGCCTTGCTAGCATTTCCCAAAACGTAAGAAAAAGTACCACCCTCCTCGAAAGCAGTCACGCCGTCGAGCCAGTTAGAGCCAGCAGGCTTGTTCGGTTCTGCAGCTTTAATCTGATCTAAACGAGGATTGAATGTACGAGCACCTAGCCACTGTCCGCCATCATTTAATAAATACTTCGTATCGTTCAACTTGAATACTTCGCCCTTATCGAACATAGTGACCGTATTATGCGCAATAGAACGAATGTAGTAATTGTGCCAATGATTACTTCCATACTTATCATATTGACCTGAATCGAGCAAAAGAGGGGCTTTATAATAAAGCGAGTAACTATTTTGGTCCATATGGTGGTGATTGATACTAATGAACGATGTCGACTTAAACTCAAGCAACGTTGTATCGCTAGGTGTCCATCTATCCCGCATTAACACATTGCCGCTTACAGAAAAGTGGCGCGACAAAGGCAGTGACGTTACAGGATTGGAGGTAGTAGGCTTTTTATACATCAAGCGTTCCATTATCATTCCTGATTCAAGGCCTTCAGCCACACGGTACGGATGGATATCGTTCCAGTAGAACTTGGCCGCGTGTGCGTCTCCGTTCGTATTTGCTCCTATAGCTGCCATCGCAAGAGCGCCTGTCGCCGATGCAGTGAATGGACCACTGTCTCCACGGGCCGGGAAAGAGCCATCGGCTCGAACCGCGTAAATGTAGGGATATACCATATGCGGTGCAGCTACAGTTTCCACCACCTTTGCCGGCGCTACAGGCGGCTGTAGGGCGCGACGCCAAACCGCCAATCGTTCCGCGTTCTCTCCCCCGCCTGAGCCATAGCCGAAAAGCGCGTAATTTCCACCATCAATGGAAAAATAATCGCGCGCCGGCACATATCCTTGAGCAAAGTGATCATAGATTGTATTGAGCAGTGGTTTCACATCTGGATGTTCTTCAACAATCGCTAGCAAG is part of the Pseudoduganella lutea genome and encodes:
- the dusA gene encoding tRNA dihydrouridine(20/20a) synthase DusA, whose product is MKSETYKGRRISVAPMMDWTDRHCRVFHRHITKHTWLYTEMVTTGALVYGDVERHLRFNEEEHPVALQLGGSDPKDLATSAKLGEKWGYDEINLNCGCPSERVQKGAFGACLMDEPALVRDCVKAMRDAVSIDVTVKHRIGINETESYDFVRDFVGTVSDAGCTTFIVHARNAILKGLSPKENREIPPLKYEYAYRLKRDFPQFEILINGGIKTEAEIDVHLQHVDGVMLGREAYHNPYLMATFDSKYYGDYAPVKSREEVLRAMMPYIAAQLAKEGGRGLKLNTITRHMLGLMQGLPGAKQFRQTLSDSKRLAAGDPALLLEAFRR
- a CDS encoding methyl-accepting chemotaxis protein — translated: MNLSKMNVGSRLALGFALVLVFLVAVTAVGISRLAQIQDRLDHVVSVNNVVTRLVIDMRNNVADRIGSLRVLTLMSDPADMEPEFARIKEQTTKYRADLQKLEAKFAIEASPEEKKLLAAIKEHEAVAMPAIERASQFWLANDAMSATRVLIKEIRPAQKKWMEALDQLGALEDKVNKESAIDAKAGFEGARNFMIGMGVLAVLLSVAAAYAITRGLLKQLGAEPDYTASIAGSIAKGDLSVSIDTSAAAKESLLSEMKGMRDSLVDIVSQVRVGTETIGTASREIAAGNLDLSSRTEMQASSLEKTASAMEELTSTVKQNADNAREANQLAASASDVARKGGAVVSQVVDTMSSINASANKIVDIIGVIDGIAFQTNILALNAAVEAARAGEQGRGFAVVASEVRNLAQRSAGAAKEIKALIGDSVEKVERGSKLVGQAGVTMDEVVASVRRVTDIMGEIANASQEQSAGIEQVNRSIIEMDSMTQQNAALVEEAAAAAQSLQDQAGELARVVSIFKLEAGEERAVIEAVATAAKAVPTTASVKPVVKAAKPAPARKAIAAPAAPVKPKKAAVAATTGDEWEEF
- a CDS encoding heparinase II/III domain-containing protein; the encoded protein is MPRMRLIPMLTMAAVATIGSVGPASALDIRTDHPRLYATASDFAALKAEFPTNLLPANYGTVVVTLKPGARDKTRDLQDAIVFGNWEDSSSHLFIRHIDGWDTAGTIGYQVGFKTGPTTWVVGERVDLRRGETASIKMHYNGPDKFLSITVTGGTLQSNGGTSRSLPGTGWAPDPAKPQKFYFVSRVNEEVVDIKVLDGENREKWSGANLDWTLQAAHYRFIDYATKTAAIIQACSLVVPTSNSSSVCNVATGNRAVVTQAGADMGLAYQLTGESKFGQAAQHYVKLIGTVPVESNGEWSMGARVGALALIYDWLYAYLPDADKSDIRRTIIDTVRKDITGTNSDHMDLIGMACGNQIGLKPSTATIECASTADISRFYISGHNGSANHATALGLLAIADGETKAMVMPMIDTLHRHQAFKVGDRAYGFLPTREYISQDGGHHSLFAYGSGGELLQRVRMWNTVQPTGTDALINEHTKFAPKLIKPYIYALRKGYSEDASAWDGTFPPTGDYFDTRVTDSTVGYMALGAANAGDGVSTAFHKDYVQRGRSRLNAQALWERLYFPGTRAPAQPNNLPLAAHFAVAGNVFMRDTWLYDEAVLLDFKSTSFASENHQHLDQNSFSLFYKAPLLVDSGWYDAYYSSHWENYNRRTIAHNTIVVYDPLEKFERSGTTFSNDGGQWYKGYAYPTLDEVKPGGTNALDGVTVFEDTPSYAYTSGNASKAYKSGVAEKLHHVDGFRRNIIYLRQDGGKKPIIVVHDRINSPKKLPATSLLHSVTRPETFGSQIHTGTAGIYSVNGSRNAPLRIRNGDGMVTVDPVLPRQATIRVVGGTAAEGHACEPQVRDVEKTTEDRYDCRFNVRQPDGTWANYPPRDQTDASEDRSDIGNWRIEIEGAPGWQYQNFMNVLRVEPNDHGTGVPEVAASQHLPSSDFSVDAVALDASQSVAFATKFGPADKVRFDPLDPKASVLVAGLVPNAYFSYSPIPGSEEYAVVQESGPGTGRYLSSPKGVLKIPAR
- a CDS encoding tyrosine-type recombinase/integrase, which gives rise to MTVGIDLTYIGGILKTAAAIWRMPVAQTAVTDARARLAHLGVSTKSKERARRPTAEKLGQLCEHFRAKGTCQRVPMPDIIRFVVATAMRLGEIINLKWADLNEADRAIVIRDRKHPTEKVGNDQEVPLLGEAFDIVKRQPTTCDRISPVMQAW
- a CDS encoding heparinase II/III domain-containing protein — translated: MDVSTAISVAFAAVCPNSAWAGLPSEVNPGHPRLYGSKLDFQRMKSEAATGIADLPKVAGELRFSITPVAWKSVSGPPISIFGDRDRPNSIYVVHYSNGGGGNTTRLYVVFKGATGNNLEQVFDIPIGVRSDFVVGYNTSTQTATFKVGSNILPSRSIGNWAPKDQPFFFRPLAGTVLSDIWVTDLAAVGGSKTELLTFPGQTLDLPLASAWRSYVERAERAVGRLAACPQQVDDSNDTECNTRRGGRNAITEPAEWLSMAYRLTKKQKFLDAAKTHIELILNTPVGDVVDDESDSPEWSMSGRVGALGIYYDWLYDELGSPKRDQLAAKIKETIRYDTASQSDLVNYACGNQPLSNTAFKCDTDPEMTWTGTPGAKTISDTYLGGHSASGNFGSALGLLAIVEEHPDVKPLLNTIYDHFAQGYVPARDYFSIDGGNYALFGYGSGGGENAERLAVWRRALQPPVAPAKVVETVAAPHMVYPYIYAVRADGSFPARGDSGPFTASATGALAMAAIGANTNGDAHAAKFYWNDIHPYRVAEGLESGMIMERLMYKKPTTSNPVTSLPLSRHFSVSGNVLMRDRWTPSDTTLLEFKSTSFISINHHHMDQNSYSLYYKAPLLLDSGQYDKYGSNHWHNYYIRSIAHNTVTMFDKGEVFKLNDTKYLLNDGGQWLGARTFNPRLDQIKAAEPNKPAGSNWLDGVTAFEEGGTFSYVLGNASKAYLPNKIDSAAGFLRSIVYLRRDDNAGPPKILVFDSVRPTKNNLEITSLLHTATEPSSTVTPIAIPGEPGRYRLPFINKVDPITVRNEKGMVTVQTLLPIDASVIISGGTNGASCKQAHDSFYNKDASVDNPDCRFLVRAKEADGTLSWRNVAILEPSDGVGMTAQSTTDTGAWRMQISPKTPPAAGSTQHFLNVLHVADVDQKPDGAADISDAAVVLSQDISGVAVKMKDGQTIVFSSSAAPATNIRWKPDSNSTGRTLVFGLAKNAKFMLTSPGQDGWVELKPSTTGSYLSSIHGGVVRINP